Genomic DNA from Fimbriimonas ginsengisoli Gsoil 348:
TGTTTTATATTGTGAAGCCGGATTTCTCCGACGCCGACGTTCAGAAGGTCGCCGACCGGTTCAAGGGAATCGTCGAGACCCACGGCGGCACCGTCGAGAAGGCGGGCAAGTGGGACAAGCGGAAGCTCGCCTACGAGATCAACGGGTTCAAAGAAGGAAACTACGTCCTCATGAACTTTGAGGCGGAGGCCAAAGTGCCCGCCGAGCTTAGCCGACTTTTGGGAATTTCCGACGACGTAATCCGTCACCGCATCTACAAGATGGACGACAAACCGGCTAAGGTATAGCCCTATGTCCTCGCTGAATCGCGTCATCCTGATCGGCCGGCTCGTGCGCGACCCTGAGTTGCGCACGACGAACACCGGCAAGAGCGTCGTTGAGTTCTCGATCGCCGTCGACAAGCGATTCAAACCGCAGGACCCAAGCCAGCCGACGGCGGATTTCTTCCGCTGCAAGGCATGGGATAAGACGGCGGAGTTTGTAAGCAACTACCTCTCCAAAGGCCGGTTGGCCGCGGTCGAGGGGCGCATCGAGACGCGGAAGTTCGTCGACAAAGAGGGAAACAACCGCGAGATTTTCGAGATCGTCGCCGACAGCGTCCAAGGCCTCGACCGGCCGCGCGACGACGCTCCGGGCAATGCCGGCGGCGGGCAGAGCTACGGCGGTGGCGGCGGCCGACCCGCCGGTGGCGCCGCCCCGAGCCCCGATGAGTACGATCCGTTCGCTGACGAGTAAGTCGAGCGAAAAAATGAGAGCGTCAGGCGGCAAGTGGGATTCTTCCCACTTGCCGCCTGATGTTTTGTCGGTTCGGTGACGCTAAACTTAGGGAGAGAATTATGAATCTGAACGATCGCGCCGTTGTGACTGAACTCGATCCCAAAGGGATCCTCGCGCTAACCGAAGGATTTCCGGCGCAATGCCGGGAAGCGTTCGAGATCGCGAGTCGCGTGGATGCGCCGAAGCTGGAAAATCGCCCCGGCGTGGTCGCGTTGGCGGGGATGGGCGGTTCGGGCGCGGGCGGCGACTTCGTCCGGGCGATTTTCGAGGCGCACGGAGGCGCGCCGTTCATCGTCGTCCGCGACTACGCCGTTCCAAGCTACATCGGCGTTGGCGACGTGGTCTTCTGCGCAAGCTACAGCGGCAACACGGAGGAGACTCTATCGGCCTACGCCTCCGCAAAGAAATCGGGCGCGCGAATCGTGGCGGTCACCAGCGGCGGAAAGCTTAAGGAGCAGGCGGAAGCCGATGGTTACACCGTCTACCTGGTGCCCGGCGGCCAGCCGCCCCGTACCGCGCTCGGGTACATGATGGTTCCGGTTTTGGTCGCTTGCCACCGTATGAAGTTGATCCCGGACCCGGAGATCGAGAAGGCGATCGCGCTGCTGGAGACATGCGGTGAAGATTGGGGGCCGGAGGCGAAAGATAACGATGCCAAGGCGCTCGCCGGAAAGATGCACGGCGCGTTGCCGATCATTTACGGTCTCGGAAGCTGGCAGGGCTACATCGCCAACCGATGGCGGTGCCAGATCAACGAAAATGCGAAGCATCTCGCTTTCGTGAACACCTATCCGGAGCTGAACCACAACGAGATCATGGGTTGGGTCGGCGCCACCGGCCAGAGCGTCGGCCGCTACGTCGGCGTCGTGTTGGAAGACGGGTCCGAGAGCGTTCGCATGAAGGCGCGAGCTCGCGTCACCGAAGGACTCATTGGGGAGACGTGCTCCTTCACCCACGTCCCGGCTTTGGGCGAAACCCTCCTGGAGAAGATGCTGACGCTCGCCCACTACGGCGACTACGTCTCGGTGTATCTGGCCCGCTTGAACGGCGTGGACCCCGAAGATATCGGCTCGATCAACCGCCTAAAGGACGAACTCGCCAAGGTCTCGTAGGCCCTTCATGACGCTCACCGAAGCGCAAAAGTGCGAGTTCGTCGAGCGCGGCTTCGTGAAGCTTTCGGGCCTCTTAGGTGCCCGTTGCCCGGGGATTATGGTCACCAACAAAATAGATTGACAACACAGATTCACCCGTAGCCCGGGAATTTATCCCCGGTAGAACCTTGAACCGCGGCTCAAGCCACGGGCTACGGGCATACCGATATTGTTCTTGATGACCAGTTTTCTCGGAGGCAGGTTCTTGATGACCAGTTTTCTCGGAGGCAGGTCTGGAGACCGGCGGTCCTTAGCGTACGTGCCTGGCCAGATACCGGGCGTACAGGTCGCACGCGAGGTCGACGCCTTGACCGGGAGTTTCTTTGAGGACACCGGCGGCGATGAGGCGCTCGACTCCGTCGGCTTCTGCCGGCGGGAGCATCGCGAGCGACGAGCGGACGGCGGCCAGCACCGAGGGGACATGTGAGACCGCGATCAGCATCCTTTTGAGATGATCGCCGAACGGTCCGTCGTCCTGGTCGGCGGTTTCCAGCAACGCGCCAAAGGTGAGCTTCTTGGAGGCCAGCACTTCAAGGGCACGCCGGGTCAAGAACGGCTGGCCGTCGAGCAGGAATTGGAGCGCCTCGATGTCGGAGCGGCGCTCGACCGGCTTGCCGTACTTTTCGTTGAGGTCCATCGTCTGCTCCACGGTGAAGTTCCGCAGAGAGATCTGTCGGCCGACGTTGAACGGTGATTGATTCAGGTCTCGAATGAAGAGCCGAGCCTCCGTTGCGTATCCGATTACCACCGTGAATCGCGACCACGGTCCCTTTGGATCGCGCGCCCGGGCGTTGTGCCAAGAGCGGACCAGTCCGAAAAAGTCGCCCGAGAACGGAGCGGAGAAGACCCGATCGGCTTCGTCCAAGAACCAGACGAACGGCTTCTCCGAGTCCTCCAATAAGGCTCGCAGGAAGTTATCCAGGTTTACCGAAGGGCCGAAAACTTCCAGCCACTCGCCGGCAAAGTCGTACTTAAACCCGGTCTGGCGAGCGAGCATCGCCGCAAGCAAGCGGGCGAACTGATCTTCGTAAAAGAACTGCGAAGCGCTCAGGGTCTGGAAATCGGTGGAGGCCTGACGCCATCCCAACTCCTCGACCAGCAAAGCCCCGCGGCCGATGAGGGAAGTCTTCCCAATCTGACGCGGTCCCTTGACCAAGACGATGCTTTCGTTGTTTCGCAACGCGGCGTCGAACTCTGCGTCCGTCTCTCGCCAGGTGTAAAACGGCGATGAAGCGGAGACGGCTCCGCCCGCGGGCTCGATCGGAACGACTTTCTTGGGGATGGGAGCCGAGTCTTCGAGGGCGGCCAAAACCTCGGCCACGATCGGTTCGTCATCCTCCGGACCCTTCCACACTGCGAATTGAAACTCTCCGACCTGGGCCGCCACCGCCCCCTCTAGCTTCGTGTCTGCGCCGATTAATATCGGAAGGATTTTCGGTTTGCCGGTCTTACGGAACTGATCGGTTGCCGTCTCGATCTCGTACTCAAGCATTTCGCTCTTCCAAGCCGACTCGGAAAGGAGGACGACGAGGGCGTCCGCAGTTCGAATCGTCTGCTCGATCGCCTTCGCCCACTCGACGCCGATCTTGAGGTGGCGATCGACGAAAACCGGGTGGCCGGCATCCCGAAGCGATTGCTCTAAAAGCGCCAGCAGATGATCGTCTGGTTGCGCGTTGCGCTTGTACAGCAAAACTACCATGGGGTCGGGAGGATGCTAGCACGATTGCCGATCTTCTGCAAATCTCCCCGGCGACTACCGTCGTACGTCTTTCAGGCTAGAAGCGCTAACCGGGACGCGACAAGAGGGATCTCGCTCGCTGGATTCCCATGCCCGGATCTTGCCGTCTTCGCAAGCGGCCACCACTTTCTTCCCATCCGCGGTAAAGAGAATGGATCGAACGGACCCGTTCGAGGCCTTCATGTCGGCGAGCTGAACGCCCGTAACGGCATCCCATAGCTGCCAAGACCCGCCATCGTTGGCGGTCACCACACGTTTGCCGTCGGGAGATAGATCGGCGCCGCCGATCCGTTGGGCGACGTTCCCCTGGAACTCCATTTTTTCGGTGAGGGAGGCCATGTCCCAAAGCACCGCCCGCCCATCGGCGCCGCAGGTGAAGAAGCTCTTTCCGTCGGCGGAGAAGGTCAAATTGGTGATGCGGAGGTTGTGTCGCTCCAACCTGGCCCTGACCTTGCCGGTATGGGCGTCCAGAACGAGCAGAGCCGCCGCTCCCACGAAGGCAAAGACGGAGTCTCCCCTCGGCGAGACCCAGAGCCCGTTACGCCAGCCCTCGGCATGGTATTTCCAAAGCACTTCGCCGGTTTCACCCGAGATGCCCAAGATATCGCTCGTTTGCGGCATCAAAATCGCGAACACGTCCCGAGCGATTCCGCCGGAAAAATTGATCGGAACCATCGGTAAACGAATCGGCTTTGCGTCGCTAAAGGGATCGGTAAAGATCGTCGCTTGGGCTGCGCCCTTCGTGTACTCCACTTGCCATCGGCCGTTGTACGTGTAGCCGCGAAAATGGGCCGGAGCGGGCGATAGTCGGCCTTGCACCAAGCCCGGGTCGGAGAATCGGAGGAGGCCACGGGGCGAGACCTGAAAGACGGCGAGGTTATTTTGGCCGTTGCGGCCGATTCGGTCTCCTTGGCCTAATATTCGAGGACCCACTGAGTTTCGGAGATCGAAGAGCCGTACCGACGCGGACGCCGCTACGATTTCTGAACTGGAAGCGGTCCCCGAAAGATTCCATATGTTGAGGATCGTCCCCAGTGGGTTGCCGGTTGGAAACTCTTCGACGATCGCCTTGCCCGTGCGGTCGAGGGTGACGACCTTTTGTTCTCCGTCCGAGAAGCAGCCAGCGGTCCGGGTTTCGCCAGGGGACCAGAGGCGCCGGTAGATCGTTTCGTGGCGATCGACGTCACGACCTATCGTCCCCGACTTGCCGTCCCCGTAAAGCAAGTATTTCCCTGAGTCGGACAGGTCGTAGAACGCGCCGCTGTCCTCGAGGGTGAAGCGATCCACCTCCCGGTGAGACGACGGCTCCATCACCACGACGTTGCGAAGGCCGGCTTTGCCGGCTCCGCGTCCGGGGGTGATCAGAACTCGGCTTCCATCTCGCGAGAAAGCCACTGGGAGTTCGATGGAAAGCCCCGGTCCCCCCCAACAAAAGGTTTGGTGACCGGTGGTCAGATTCCACAGATCGACCCTCCCGCCGGGAACTTTGTTAGGAAGCTCTTCCAGGGTGAGGACGATGTCCGAATTCGGGCGAGTCTCAAGGGTCGAGATCCTGCCGTCCGGATTTCCAATCCGCCTCAGTTCCTTGCGCGATATCAGATCGACCACGGGCGCCGGAGTGACTTGCGTATCGACAGTTAGGAAGCCGGTCTTGGTGGCGACCACTTGCTGGGTCGGCGTTAAATTTCTCGTGCAAATCGTCCGCTTAGACGTCCGGTCGATGACCGTCGCCGTCATGGTCACGTCGTCGGTCAGGCAGATGAGTCGGCCGTCCCACGTGAGATAGCCGTTCTCCCGCTTGCCCGGGGCTCGGTAGTCGAGGGTGTACTCCTCCTTCGCATCGTGGAGGCGCTTCATCCAGAGTCCCCATTCGATGCTCCGGTAAGGGCTGTTTTTCGTACGTTCCAGGATCTGTGCGATCCGCGGGGTGTCTCCGTTTTCCTCGAAGAGGCGGAGATTATTCATGTCCGCGATGTACAGCTCTCGGTCGAGGGCGACGGTTGCGGCTTCGGCCCTGCGTTGCGAGGTCCAGGCGAAGATTCCGAACGCGGCCACGGTTGCCAGAACCGCGGCGTAGGCGGCGGTGGCGCGAATGATTCCCCGGCGGAACGACTGTTGCAGCCGCAGCAACTCTTGCCCCGGCATGTTTTCTTGGATCCACTCCGCATCGAACACCCGCTGGTAGATCCGGTTTCTCGGGCGAAGCCGCATGCCGTCGGACCGGACCAAACCCGAGAGCTTGAGGAGGCTCGCCACCCGGTTTGCCTCGTCGTCGGTCACCGGTTTACCCTTGAGCGCGCGGGCGTACGCGGAAAGAAGGTCGGCTCGGAACCGTTCGGGGTCCGGCTCGGCAAAGCCGGCATTCAGAGCCCGATTCGCAACATCCGCCAGGTTGACGTTTCGATCGCGAGCCTTGGGCCCGAAGAGCTCCTTTTCGATCAAGTCGTCCACTTGCTTGGACGTTTGGATCGCGGGATCGGCCGCGATAGCGGCGCATAGGCTCTGGCTAAGGAACGGATGGCCTCCGGTCCAGTAGTGGACGCGCTCGATGAGCGTATCCCCGTTCGGGCCGAGCGCGCTTGCTAGCCTGCGCATCTCCTCGACCGTAAAATCCCGTAGGTAAACCCGCTCGCCGATGTTGAACGGCGTCGTCGTAGGGTTCCTAATCAGGTCGCTGGGCACCGCGACGCCGAGGATGCAGAAGGTCAGCCTTTGGAACGCGGGATCTTGCACGCGACGATTGAAACACTCCCGGATCCCGGCGAAGAATTCGTCGGTGTCGAAGGGAAGGTTGCGTGTGGCGTCGATCTCGTCGATGCAGAGAACGATCGGCTGTTCGACCTTTTCGAGGACCACCTCGCGGAGCGCGCCGAAAAAGCGTCGCATCGGCCCGAATTCGGACTTTGCCTTCCAATAGGCCAGGATCTCGGCTCTGAGTCCGAGAACCCGTCCAAGCTCCGCCGCCATGCCGATGTACCACTGGTCGGGCGTCACGTTCCGTCCCCCCATCTGCGTGAGATCGATGGACACGGTGCACCATCCCATCTGCTCCAGCTTCGCGAGCGTGCGGATTGAAAGGGAGGATTTCCCCATCTGGCGGGAGTTCAGGACGTAGCAGTATTGGGCGTTCCGCAGCGCCTCGAAGAGCTGCTGGTCGCAGTTACGCTCGACGTAGCTGGACGCATCCAGCGGCAACGTGCCGCCGGATACGAAGAAATTACTTTCACGACCCACCACCATCGGCGGTTCCGATACTACAACGATCCGGGAGGTTGTGGTGGAGGGTCGACAAGGATAAAAGAGGCTTGAGGCAGACCTGAATCCAACGCCGCTTGCACCCGGGGCGCGAGCGGAGCGATTTGTGAGCGTTTCTGCTTGTGGCGGAACGTCAGGACTTCGGCTTCAAACTGGCCAGGGCGTCGGCGAGGCGGGCTTTGTCGTCTTCGCTCTTTGCCTCCGCGAGCAACTTTTCGACGGCTATACGCTGGGCGGTGGCAAGCGCGTCTTCGGAGGCGACGTGAATGTCTGGGTCCACGCCGGTTCCTTCCCAGTTCGTCTTCGTATAAGGGTTGATCGCTCTGCCGACCGGTATGAAGGCGCCGAAGTGGTCGTTTAGCCGAACGACGCCGCCGGGATTTGCGCCTCCCCAGGTGCTGGTCCCCACGATCGTGGCGCGGCGCAGGTTCTTCAGGTCGTACGAGAACTCCTCGGCGCCCGAACCGGTTCGCTTGGAGGTCAGGACGTAGACCGGCTTACCGACATAGCGGCGACCCGGAAGCTTCGAAAGAGTCCAGAACTGCTCAGTCCGGTTACCCTCGCGCATATAGATATCGTTCAGGTGCACGGGCTTTGGGTCGAAGAGATAGCTGCAGAGGAGACGGACGGTCGCCGGGTCTCCACCTCCGTTGTAGCGGACGTCAATGATCAGCGCGTCGGTGTCGCCGACAAAGTCCATCGCGGCCTGGATCGGACGGGCCGCAATCTCCGGATCGAAGAATCCGTCCACCCGGATATAGCCGACGTTGCCGAGAAGGCGCTCGACCTTTTCGAATCCGGCGTTTGCCTTATGAGTGAACCATCTGTCCTGATCGATCTCTTTCTGCGACGGAGCGGCGCGTTGGGCTCGGACCGGAAGCGGCTTCTCGCTGTACCGGACGCGGAAGTGGGCATCTTTACAGATGGCGTTGATATCTTCCGTGAGCGCTTTGGCAAAGTCGGGACCCGCGCTCAACGTGTCGTAGCCTCCGGAGGCAAGCTTCGCTTTGAGCGCCTCGCCAGCTTTCTTTCCCAGGTCAGGGAATACGTACCGCTCCTGAATAGCGCTGACGAGCGAATCGATCGTGCTGCGACGGTCGTCGGCGGAGATGTCGGCGGCGACGAGGGAAAGGGAGAGGGCAAGCAGCGACGTGACCATGGGACGTTTTCAATACGGAATGCGACGGAGGATTGGTTTCAGCCGGCGATCTAATCTCACATGTCGAGCGTGCGCTTCAAAGCCTGCGAGACCTTTTCCGCCTCCTCCCGTGAAAGTTTCCCCTTCCGCTGGGTCAGGCGATTTTTTGGAACCGTTTGAATCTGTTCGCACTTGGCGAAGCTCTCCTCCGACAAACCATTGCCTTTACTGGGCAAGACCAGTGCATGAGAGGGGATGCGTTCGGAACCCTTTGTGCTAAACGGAACCACGATTGTGAGCTTGTAGCTCTCGACCCGGTTCAGATGATCGGTCTGGACAACCACACAGGGACGGACTCCGTTCTGCCGGCTATCGGGATGCTCGTTAAAGTCGCACATCCAGACCTGCCCGCGCTCAATCTGCAACGCGGTAAGCCTCCTGTTGGGCTCCAGTGGGGAAATCCATATCCTGCATTTCCGAGCTTCCCAAAAGGGCAAACCCCTCCGCCAGCGCTTCTTGGTCGAGCTTCTGGAGGCCCAACTCGAGTAGCTGCTCGATGACCTGGGTCTGTGAGCGACCGCGATCCTTGGCGATCTTTTCGATCCGATCCGCAGTCTCGGTTTGAATCCTCACTCCAATATGAACTTTGGACATAGACTCATTGTATTGCAAAACGTTGAACAATCTGTATTCATTTATCCAATAGCTGTAGTCGATCCCCCCTTTTTCGGAATCCGCTAACCGCTAACTGCCAACCGCCAACACCTCATCGGGTAAAAAGGAACAGACGAATGGACGACGCGCCCCGAGCTTTCACAACTTTCAGAAAGTTCATGCAAGCCTTGCATTTTCGAAAGCAGCTTGCGCGGAGCCCTTCGGCGGCAGTTTCTGAGGTGTCGTGGTGAACGTGAGTCGGTTCGCCAAGTACGCTTGGCTCGTCCTCCTTTACAATCTAGCCGCGGTGGCTTGGGGCGTCTACGTTCGCGCCAGCAAGTCGGGCGACGGATGCGGTAGCCATTGGCCGCTGTGCGATGGCGATAGCACCCCGCTGATGGGACCGGGCGCGAAGCTCGTCGAGATGTCCCACCGGATCTCCACCGGCCTCATCCTGCCGATGGCGCTGGTGATGGTGGTTTGGGCCTGGATCGCCTATCCGAAGAAGCATCTCGTCCGAAAGGCTTCCGGAACGGTCCTAGGATTTGTGATCATGGAGGCGCTGGTTGGCGCGGCGCTGGTTAAGTTCGGCCTCGTGACGACTAACGATTCGGCGGCAAGAGCCGGGGTTATGGCGTTCCATGTGGTCAGCACGTTCTTGCTGCTCGGCGCGATCTCGCTGGCCGCTCTTGGCGCAAGTGGATTGCCGACGCCGCGGCTGAAGGGCCAGAGCACAGTCGGCTGGATCATCGGCATGGCTTGCTTCGGCGTCATCACGCTCGGTGTCAGTGGCGCGATCTCCGCGCTCGGGCATCAGCTCCACGAGACGCCGAACGTCCTTCAGGCGGCGATGAACCCGGCGACCCACTGGATGGTCCGCCTCCAGCCGCTCCACCCGTTCATTGCGGCCAGCATCGGCTTGTATCTGATGCTCGCGGCGGGACTGCTACAGCACCTGAGGCCGGACCCGCGCGTTAAGGCGGCCACTCGTTGGGTGGTCGGTTTATTCCTGGCGCAGCTTGCGCTTGGCTCGCTCAATATTTGGCTGAAGGCGCCGATCGAGATGCAGATGGCGCATCTGATGCTGGCCGACGTCAACTGGATCTCGCTCGTCGCGCTGGGGGCGTTCTGCCTCGCCGATGGGATCGAGCGAGTCGAATCGCGTCCCGCGCCCGAAGAAGCGGGCGAGTTCGAGCCGCTTCGCGGGCGTGAGCTGATCAAGGCGTACATCGCTCTCACCAAACCCCGCGTCATCTCGCTTCTGCTCTTCACCACCCTGACCGCCATGGTCGCGGCGAAGGGGCAGTGGCCGGGCACATGGCTCTTCCTGGCGGTGGCGCTTGGCGGATATATGTCGGCGGGAGCCGCGAACGCGATCAATATGGTGATCGACCGCGACATCGACCTCGCGATGAAACGGACCGCGAAGCGTCCGACGGTGACCCAGTCGATCCCCTCGCGCGACGCGCTCCTATTCGCTTTCGCACTGGCCGCCTCTTCGTTCGCGCTCCTTTGGTTCGCCGGAACCTTGCTCAGCGCGGTGATGGCGTTTAGCGGATTGGTGTTCTACGTCGTCGTCTACACGATGCTTCTCAAGCGTCGCACTTGGTCGAACATCGTCATCGGCGGCGCGGCCGGCGCGTTCCCGCCGCTGGTCGGCTGGGCGGCGGTGACGAACGATCTTCCGCCGCTATCGCTCTATCTGTTCGCGATCATCTTCGTTTGGACGCCGGTGCATTTCTGGGCGCTGGCGCTGCTTCTGAAGGACGATTACGCGGCGGCCGGGGTGCCGATGCTGCCGTGTGTGAAAGGCGACCGCCATACCGTGATTCAGATCGGTATTTACGGGATCATCACGTTCATCGTGTCGCTGCTTCCGTTCCTGCTTCCCAAAGTCGGATGGATCTACGCGGGGGCGGCTTTCGTCCTTAACGCCATCTTGCTCTACCTGTGTGTCGAGCTTTATCGTCGCATCGACCGGCCGCGCGCAAGCCGCCTGTTCCATTATTCGATGCTCTACCTGGCCCTGCTTTTCCTCATGTTCGCGATCGATCGCGCGGTGGTGATGGCATGAAGTGGCACGGGCGGCCCGCCCGTGGGTATCACGCGCAGCCTGCGCGTGAAGTCGTTTGCTTTGAGGCCGAGAACCGCCTTGGGCGAGCCGCCCGCGTTACGCGAGCAAGACTTTACGCTCACTCGGTAGAATTCGTTTCACTTCCGACGCCGGTTCGTCACGGACGACAAGCCGCCGTTATTGCTGCGCACCGGAGGGGCAGCGCAGCGCGGAATCGCCCCCTCACAGCTACGGAGCAATCTTAATGTCTGCCCAAGTCTTTAAGCCGAGCGCCAACTCGATCGCCCAAGTCGCCATGTTGTCGATCGCGATCGGGGTGCCGACCGTATGGCTATCCATCGCGGGTCTCTCGCGATCGCCTGCCAACACCAAGGTCGACGTTCCGCTGAACCAGCCAGTGCCGTTCAGCCACCAGCACCATGCGTGGGAGCTTGGTATCGACTGCCGGTATTGCCACACCAGCGTGGAGAAGTCCTCCTATGCGGGCTTACCGTCGACCGAGACGTGCATGAGCTGCCACTCGCAGATCTGGACGAATTCGCCGCTCCTCGAGCCGGTACGCCGCAGCTACGAGACCGGCACGCCGATCAAGTGGAACCTCGTGAACAAGGTGCCCCAGTTCGTGCACTTCAACCACTCGATCCACATCAACCGCGGCATCAACTGCGACGTGTGCCACGGCGCCGTGCAGTACATGCAGATCACCTTTAAGGGGAACAGCTTCCAGATGGCGTGGTGCCTTCAGTGCCACCGCGCGCCGGAGCGGTATGTGTACAAAGACGAGACCGCGCCCGCTACCGAAGCGCCGCGAAACCAGGTTTTCAACCTCTACTGGAAGTTCCAAGAGAAAGGAATGTCCAACTTGAGCGATCGCGAGAAAGAGATCCTGCACGGAGATTACGGCGGATCGGACGACGCTCAGGATAAGACGAAGGGCAAGGAACTCGTGAGCAAGTACGGCATCCATGTGGCGCAATTGGCCGACTGTTCGGTTTGCCACTACTAGTCGCCGGATTGAAGATTTGTGACTGACGATTTGAGATTAACGATGGATACGAACACGGAGCAGCGGTTTGACGTCGAGGCAGCGCGAGAGCAGCTCGCGGGCCAGGGCGGCAAGCGTTACTGGCGCACGCTCAGCGAGCTAGCGGACACGCCGGAATTTCAACTGTGGGTCGAGGACGAGTTCCCGAACCGCCGGTCGATCATGCAGATCAACCGGCGCGACCTGCTGAAGTTCATGGGCGCATCGATGGCGCTCGCGGGGCTTTCCGGTTGCCGCGGCGTCTTCCTTCCGGAAGACAAGGTCGTCCCGTACGTTCGCCAGCCGGAAGAGCTGGTTCCGGGCAAGTCGCTTTATTACGCCAGCGCGATTACG
This window encodes:
- a CDS encoding single-stranded DNA-binding protein, whose translation is MSSLNRVILIGRLVRDPELRTTNTGKSVVEFSIAVDKRFKPQDPSQPTADFFRCKAWDKTAEFVSNYLSKGRLAAVEGRIETRKFVDKEGNNREIFEIVADSVQGLDRPRDDAPGNAGGGQSYGGGGGRPAGGAAPSPDEYDPFADE
- a CDS encoding type II toxin-antitoxin system PemK/MazF family toxin, which translates into the protein MQIERGQVWMCDFNEHPDSRQNGVRPCVVVQTDHLNRVESYKLTIVVPFSTKGSERIPSHALVLPSKGNGLSEESFAKCEQIQTVPKNRLTQRKGKLSREEAEKVSQALKRTLDM
- a CDS encoding bifunctional phosphoglucose/phosphomannose isomerase; its protein translation is MNLNDRAVVTELDPKGILALTEGFPAQCREAFEIASRVDAPKLENRPGVVALAGMGGSGAGGDFVRAIFEAHGGAPFIVVRDYAVPSYIGVGDVVFCASYSGNTEETLSAYASAKKSGARIVAVTSGGKLKEQAEADGYTVYLVPGGQPPRTALGYMMVPVLVACHRMKLIPDPEIEKAIALLETCGEDWGPEAKDNDAKALAGKMHGALPIIYGLGSWQGYIANRWRCQINENAKHLAFVNTYPELNHNEIMGWVGATGQSVGRYVGVVLEDGSESVRMKARARVTEGLIGETCSFTHVPALGETLLEKMLTLAHYGDYVSVYLARLNGVDPEDIGSINRLKDELAKVS
- a CDS encoding AAA-like domain-containing protein; the encoded protein is MVVGRESNFFVSGGTLPLDASSYVERNCDQQLFEALRNAQYCYVLNSRQMGKSSLSIRTLAKLEQMGWCTVSIDLTQMGGRNVTPDQWYIGMAAELGRVLGLRAEILAYWKAKSEFGPMRRFFGALREVVLEKVEQPIVLCIDEIDATRNLPFDTDEFFAGIRECFNRRVQDPAFQRLTFCILGVAVPSDLIRNPTTTPFNIGERVYLRDFTVEEMRRLASALGPNGDTLIERVHYWTGGHPFLSQSLCAAIAADPAIQTSKQVDDLIEKELFGPKARDRNVNLADVANRALNAGFAEPDPERFRADLLSAYARALKGKPVTDDEANRVASLLKLSGLVRSDGMRLRPRNRIYQRVFDAEWIQENMPGQELLRLQQSFRRGIIRATAAYAAVLATVAAFGIFAWTSQRRAEAATVALDRELYIADMNNLRLFEENGDTPRIAQILERTKNSPYRSIEWGLWMKRLHDAKEEYTLDYRAPGKRENGYLTWDGRLICLTDDVTMTATVIDRTSKRTICTRNLTPTQQVVATKTGFLTVDTQVTPAPVVDLISRKELRRIGNPDGRISTLETRPNSDIVLTLEELPNKVPGGRVDLWNLTTGHQTFCWGGPGLSIELPVAFSRDGSRVLITPGRGAGKAGLRNVVVMEPSSHREVDRFTLEDSGAFYDLSDSGKYLLYGDGKSGTIGRDVDRHETIYRRLWSPGETRTAGCFSDGEQKVVTLDRTGKAIVEEFPTGNPLGTILNIWNLSGTASSSEIVAASASVRLFDLRNSVGPRILGQGDRIGRNGQNNLAVFQVSPRGLLRFSDPGLVQGRLSPAPAHFRGYTYNGRWQVEYTKGAAQATIFTDPFSDAKPIRLPMVPINFSGGIARDVFAILMPQTSDILGISGETGEVLWKYHAEGWRNGLWVSPRGDSVFAFVGAAALLVLDAHTGKVRARLERHNLRITNLTFSADGKSFFTCGADGRAVLWDMASLTEKMEFQGNVAQRIGGADLSPDGKRVVTANDGGSWQLWDAVTGVQLADMKASNGSVRSILFTADGKKVVAACEDGKIRAWESSERDPSCRVPVSASSLKDVRR
- the rpsF gene encoding 30S ribosomal protein S6, producing the protein MANRKYELFYIVKPDFSDADVQKVADRFKGIVETHGGTVEKAGKWDKRKLAYEINGFKEGNYVLMNFEAEAKVPAELSRLLGISDDVIRHRIYKMDDKPAKV
- a CDS encoding AAA-like domain-containing protein, whose translation is MVVLLYKRNAQPDDHLLALLEQSLRDAGHPVFVDRHLKIGVEWAKAIEQTIRTADALVVLLSESAWKSEMLEYEIETATDQFRKTGKPKILPILIGADTKLEGAVAAQVGEFQFAVWKGPEDDEPIVAEVLAALEDSAPIPKKVVPIEPAGGAVSASSPFYTWRETDAEFDAALRNNESIVLVKGPRQIGKTSLIGRGALLVEELGWRQASTDFQTLSASQFFYEDQFARLLAAMLARQTGFKYDFAGEWLEVFGPSVNLDNFLRALLEDSEKPFVWFLDEADRVFSAPFSGDFFGLVRSWHNARARDPKGPWSRFTVVIGYATEARLFIRDLNQSPFNVGRQISLRNFTVEQTMDLNEKYGKPVERRSDIEALQFLLDGQPFLTRRALEVLASKKLTFGALLETADQDDGPFGDHLKRMLIAVSHVPSVLAAVRSSLAMLPPAEADGVERLIAAGVLKETPGQGVDLACDLYARYLARHVR
- a CDS encoding S41 family peptidase, with product MVTSLLALSLSLVAADISADDRRSTIDSLVSAIQERYVFPDLGKKAGEALKAKLASGGYDTLSAGPDFAKALTEDINAICKDAHFRVRYSEKPLPVRAQRAAPSQKEIDQDRWFTHKANAGFEKVERLLGNVGYIRVDGFFDPEIAARPIQAAMDFVGDTDALIIDVRYNGGGDPATVRLLCSYLFDPKPVHLNDIYMREGNRTEQFWTLSKLPGRRYVGKPVYVLTSKRTGSGAEEFSYDLKNLRRATIVGTSTWGGANPGGVVRLNDHFGAFIPVGRAINPYTKTNWEGTGVDPDIHVASEDALATAQRIAVEKLLAEAKSEDDKARLADALASLKPKS
- a CDS encoding ribbon-helix-helix protein, CopG family, with amino-acid sequence MSKVHIGVRIQTETADRIEKIAKDRGRSQTQVIEQLLELGLQKLDQEALAEGFALLGSSEMQDMDFPTGAQQEAYRVAD